The Amycolatopsis viridis genome window below encodes:
- a CDS encoding cytochrome P450 → MATPLIPAGFDFTDPDLIAQRLPLAEFAELRRTAPVWWNAQPYNRAGFRDDGFWVVTRHEDVKTVSKDSELFSSREKLAIIRFDQTMTDESLDANRLVLLNMDAPQHTKLLRIVSKGFTPRAISRLEDTLRERAARIVHEAKRKGSGDFVEDVACELPLQAIAELIGIPQEDRRKIFDWSNQMIGYDDPEYDVEPIAASAELVGYAWNMAEQRRTCPMDDIVTKLVQADVDGESLSSEEFGFFVILLSVAGNETTRNAITHGMKAMLDHPEQWELYRERRPKTAPDEIVRWATPVIAFQRTATADTELGGQHIRAGDRVGMFYSSANFDPEVFDEPERFDVLRDPNPHVGFGGTGSHYCIGANLARLEIDLIFNAIADEMPGIREVAPPERLRSGWLNGIKHYRVAYT, encoded by the coding sequence GTGGCCACGCCCCTGATCCCCGCCGGCTTCGATTTCACCGACCCCGACCTGATCGCGCAGCGGCTGCCACTGGCGGAGTTCGCCGAGCTGCGCCGCACCGCACCGGTCTGGTGGAACGCGCAGCCGTACAACCGCGCGGGTTTCCGCGACGACGGCTTCTGGGTCGTCACCCGGCACGAGGACGTCAAGACCGTGTCGAAGGACAGCGAGCTGTTCTCCTCGCGGGAGAAGCTCGCGATCATCCGCTTCGACCAGACGATGACCGACGAGAGCCTCGACGCGAACCGGCTCGTCCTGCTGAACATGGACGCCCCGCAGCACACCAAGCTGCTCCGGATCGTGTCCAAGGGCTTCACGCCCCGCGCGATCTCCCGGCTGGAGGACACCCTGCGCGAACGCGCGGCCCGCATCGTGCACGAGGCGAAGCGGAAGGGGTCCGGCGACTTCGTCGAGGACGTCGCGTGCGAGCTGCCGCTGCAGGCGATCGCCGAGCTCATCGGCATCCCGCAGGAGGACCGGCGCAAGATCTTCGACTGGTCCAACCAGATGATCGGCTACGACGACCCGGAGTACGACGTCGAACCGATCGCGGCCTCGGCCGAGCTCGTCGGCTACGCCTGGAACATGGCCGAGCAGCGGCGCACGTGCCCGATGGACGACATCGTCACCAAGCTGGTCCAGGCCGATGTGGACGGTGAGTCGCTCAGCTCCGAGGAGTTCGGGTTCTTCGTCATCCTGCTGTCGGTGGCCGGCAACGAGACCACCCGCAACGCGATCACGCACGGCATGAAAGCCATGCTCGACCACCCGGAGCAGTGGGAGCTCTACCGTGAGCGGCGGCCGAAGACGGCGCCGGACGAGATCGTCCGCTGGGCGACACCGGTCATCGCCTTCCAGCGGACGGCGACCGCCGACACCGAACTGGGCGGGCAGCACATCCGCGCGGGCGACCGGGTCGGCATGTTCTACAGCTCGGCCAACTTCGACCCGGAGGTGTTCGACGAGCCCGAGCGCTTCGACGTGCTGCGCGACCCGAACCCGCACGTCGGCTTCGGCGGCACCGGCTCGCACTACTGCATCGGGGCGAATCTCGCACGGCTGGAGATCGACCTGATCTTCAACGCCATCGCCGACGAAATGCCTGGTATCCGCGAGGTCGCACCCCCGGAACGGCTGCGGTCCGGCTGGCTCAACGGCATCAAGCACTACCGGGTGGCCTACACGTAG
- a CDS encoding amidase: protein MPVVPPTPEELAELGARYRFRFSEADLKSFTGLVEANLAAHNAVERLYARSAPSAPHRDFSWPGDNPLGAWYVRTRIPPTGDGPLAGREVAVKDNIAVAGVPMMNGSRAVEGFVPRRDATVVSRVLAAGGTIAGKAVCEDLCYSGSSFTSATGPVRNPWDPTRQTGGSSSGNAALLAAGEVDFAIGGDQGGSVRIPAAFCGVVGHKPTHGLVPYTGAFPIETTIDHLGPMTRTVRDAALLLAVLAGDDGYDPRQFRTPEPQDYLAAVEQDIRGLRVGVLTEGFGLPVSEPGVDDAVRAAVDRLAAAGAVVSEVSVPWHRDGFDVWTVIGTDGTARQMIDGNGYGMNVSGRYDPELVVHFAQGRRAHGDAMSDMLKTVILAGAHAAERYDMRHYAMARELAWELRAAYDAALTEVDVLVLPTVPYVAKPLPGPDASHEEQMANALAMVGNTAPFDASGHPAISVPAALVDGLPTGLMIAGRRFDDATVLRVAAAYEREVGGFPAPR, encoded by the coding sequence GTGCCCGTCGTCCCGCCCACCCCGGAAGAACTCGCCGAACTCGGCGCACGTTACCGCTTCCGCTTCAGTGAAGCCGATCTGAAATCCTTCACCGGTCTGGTGGAGGCCAACCTCGCCGCGCACAACGCCGTCGAGCGCCTGTACGCGCGTTCGGCGCCCAGCGCCCCGCACCGGGACTTCTCCTGGCCCGGGGACAACCCGCTCGGCGCCTGGTACGTGCGCACCCGGATCCCGCCGACCGGCGACGGTCCGCTGGCCGGCCGCGAGGTGGCGGTGAAGGACAACATCGCGGTCGCCGGTGTCCCGATGATGAACGGCTCCCGTGCGGTGGAAGGGTTCGTGCCGCGCCGTGATGCGACCGTCGTCAGCCGGGTGCTCGCGGCGGGCGGCACGATCGCCGGCAAGGCGGTGTGCGAGGACCTGTGCTACTCCGGGTCCAGCTTCACGTCGGCCACCGGCCCGGTCCGCAACCCCTGGGACCCCACCCGCCAGACCGGCGGCTCGTCGTCGGGCAACGCGGCCCTGCTCGCCGCGGGCGAGGTCGACTTCGCCATCGGCGGTGACCAGGGCGGTTCGGTGCGGATCCCGGCGGCGTTCTGCGGCGTGGTCGGGCACAAGCCGACGCACGGGCTGGTGCCCTACACCGGCGCGTTCCCGATCGAAACCACGATCGACCACCTCGGCCCGATGACCCGCACGGTGCGGGACGCGGCGTTGCTGCTGGCCGTCCTCGCCGGCGACGACGGCTACGACCCGCGCCAGTTCCGCACGCCCGAGCCGCAGGACTACCTGGCCGCCGTCGAGCAGGACATCCGTGGCCTGCGGGTCGGGGTGCTCACCGAGGGATTCGGGCTGCCCGTGTCCGAGCCGGGGGTCGACGACGCCGTGCGCGCCGCGGTCGACCGGCTCGCCGCCGCGGGCGCCGTGGTGTCCGAGGTGAGCGTGCCGTGGCACCGGGACGGGTTCGACGTGTGGACCGTGATCGGCACGGACGGCACCGCCCGTCAGATGATCGACGGCAACGGCTACGGCATGAACGTCTCCGGCCGGTACGACCCCGAGCTGGTGGTGCACTTCGCGCAGGGCAGGCGCGCGCACGGCGACGCCATGTCGGACATGCTCAAGACCGTGATCCTCGCCGGTGCCCACGCCGCGGAGCGCTACGACATGCGGCACTACGCGATGGCGCGCGAGCTGGCGTGGGAGCTGCGGGCGGCCTATGACGCGGCGCTGACCGAGGTGGACGTGCTGGTCCTGCCGACCGTGCCCTACGTGGCGAAGCCGCTGCCCGGGCCGGACGCCAGCCACGAGGAGCAGATGGCCAACGCGCTGGCCATGGTCGGCAACACCGCCCCGTTCGACGCGAGCGGTCACCCGGCGATCTCGGTGCCGGCCGCCCTGGTGGACGGCCTGCCGACCGGGTTGATGATCGCGGGCCGCCGCTTCGACGACGCGACGGTGCTGCGCGTGGCCGCGGCCTACGAGCGGGAGGTGGGTGGTTTCCCCGCACCGCGGTAG
- a CDS encoding dihydrofolate reductase family protein, whose product MGKVIVIEFVTLDGVAEDPDGSGGTPGGGWAFRHGPEAVAGDKFELGPVLDTGVMLLGRTTWELFAKIWPGRTDEFSARMNAIPKLVASRTLAAAGGWQNSSVLGDDLVAAVRARTAVQDVIVTGSLSVVHELAGHGLVGEYRLLVFPTVLGTGRRLFADRTPPAELRLHSAGRKGEAVLLCYRGAGKPPTSRS is encoded by the coding sequence ATGGGCAAGGTCATCGTCATCGAGTTCGTCACGCTGGACGGCGTCGCCGAGGACCCGGACGGTTCCGGTGGCACACCGGGCGGCGGCTGGGCGTTCCGGCACGGCCCGGAGGCGGTCGCCGGCGACAAGTTCGAGCTCGGGCCGGTGCTCGACACCGGGGTGATGCTGCTCGGCCGCACCACCTGGGAGCTGTTCGCGAAGATCTGGCCCGGCCGCACCGACGAGTTCTCCGCGCGGATGAACGCCATCCCCAAGCTCGTCGCGTCACGGACCCTGGCCGCCGCCGGCGGGTGGCAGAACTCGTCGGTGCTCGGCGACGACCTCGTCGCGGCCGTCCGCGCGCGCACGGCCGTCCAGGACGTCATCGTCACCGGCAGCCTCAGCGTGGTGCACGAGCTGGCCGGACACGGCCTGGTCGGCGAATACCGCCTGCTGGTGTTCCCGACGGTGCTCGGCACCGGGCGGCGGCTGTTCGCCGACCGCACTCCGCCCGCCGAGCTGCGGCTGCACTCGGCCGGGCGGAAGGGCGAAGCGGTGCTGCTGTGCTACCGCGGTGCGGGGAAACCACCCACCTCCCGCTCGTAG
- a CDS encoding sigma-70 family RNA polymerase sigma factor, producing MPIADFAARTEPHRPELLAYCYRMLGSVHEAEDLVQETMLRAWRARGRYDERKASIRTWLYRIATNVCLTALEGRARRPLPSGLGPPSTDPGTPLRPAFDVPWLQPFPDARLDDPATRAVHRDSMRLALVAAMQLLPPRQRAVWVLREVLEFSAAEVAGLLGTSAAAVNSALQRARAGLGGAVLDDITRPTDPAARRTVEAYVRAFEAGDVGALVELLTDDAVLEMPPVPLWYRGRDDYAAFIRRVFAMRGTGWRMVPIAANGQPAVAAYAPEPGSGHRLHTVQLFTVTGGKIARTVVFGDPAVFAAFGLPPVRQGLPAPTTHIAKYCDPPP from the coding sequence ATGCCGATCGCCGATTTCGCCGCGCGCACCGAACCGCACCGCCCGGAGCTGCTCGCGTACTGCTACCGGATGCTCGGATCCGTCCACGAGGCCGAGGACCTGGTGCAGGAAACGATGCTGCGGGCGTGGCGGGCGCGCGGGCGCTACGACGAGCGCAAGGCGTCGATCCGGACGTGGCTGTACCGCATCGCGACGAACGTGTGCCTGACCGCGCTGGAGGGCAGGGCGCGCCGCCCGCTCCCGTCCGGGCTCGGCCCGCCGAGCACGGACCCCGGGACGCCGCTGCGGCCGGCCTTCGACGTGCCGTGGTTGCAGCCCTTCCCGGACGCCCGGCTGGACGACCCCGCCACGCGCGCGGTGCACCGGGACAGCATGCGGCTGGCCCTGGTCGCCGCGATGCAGCTGCTGCCGCCACGGCAGCGCGCCGTGTGGGTGCTGCGTGAGGTGCTGGAGTTCAGCGCAGCGGAGGTGGCCGGCCTGCTCGGCACGTCGGCCGCCGCGGTGAACAGCGCGCTGCAACGGGCGCGGGCGGGGCTGGGCGGCGCCGTCCTCGACGACATCACCCGCCCCACCGACCCGGCCGCCCGCCGGACGGTGGAGGCCTACGTCCGCGCCTTCGAAGCGGGCGATGTCGGTGCGCTGGTCGAGCTGCTCACCGACGACGCCGTGCTGGAGATGCCGCCGGTGCCGCTGTGGTACCGCGGCCGCGACGACTACGCCGCGTTCATCCGGCGGGTGTTCGCGATGCGCGGGACCGGCTGGCGGATGGTCCCGATCGCGGCCAACGGGCAGCCGGCCGTGGCCGCCTACGCGCCGGAACCGGGGAGCGGGCACCGGCTGCACACGGTGCAGCTGTTCACCGTGACCGGTGGGAAGATCGCCCGCACCGTCGTGTTCGGAGACCCGGCGGTCTTCGCGGCCTTCGGCCTGCCGCCGGTCCGTCAGGGTTTGCCCGCGCCCACCACCCACATCGCGAAGTACTGCGATCCACCGCCGTAG
- a CDS encoding thiolase domain-containing protein, with amino-acid sequence MAKQLAAVLGTGQTHHRAKRTDVSMPGLLREAIDRAMADARVAWPDIDAVVVGKAPDLFEGVMMPELFLADALGATGKPLLRVHTAGSVGGSTALVATSLVQSGIHRRVLTVAFEKQSESNAMWALSIAPPFTMPVGAGAGGYFAPHVRSYIRRSGAPEHVGAIVAAKDRRNGALNPYAHLRQPDITVEKVRASQVLWDPIRYDETCPSSDGACAMVIGDETAGDAAGSGVAWVHATAMRTEPTTFAGRDQVNPRAGRDAAAALWREAGITDPLSEIDAAEIYVPFSWFEPMWLENLGFTPEGEGWRLTEAGETALGGRLPVNPSGGVLSSNPIGASGMLRFAEAAKQVMGRAGDYQVDGARRGLGHAYGGGSQYFAMWVVGAGKP; translated from the coding sequence ATGGCGAAACAGCTCGCCGCGGTGCTCGGCACCGGGCAGACCCACCACCGCGCCAAACGGACCGACGTGTCCATGCCCGGTCTGCTGCGGGAGGCGATCGACCGGGCGATGGCCGATGCGCGGGTGGCGTGGCCGGACATCGACGCGGTCGTCGTCGGCAAGGCACCGGACCTGTTCGAGGGCGTGATGATGCCCGAGCTCTTCCTGGCCGACGCGCTCGGCGCGACCGGGAAACCGTTGCTGCGCGTGCACACCGCGGGTTCCGTGGGCGGGTCGACGGCGCTGGTCGCGACGAGCCTGGTGCAGTCCGGCATCCACCGCCGGGTGCTCACGGTGGCGTTCGAGAAGCAGTCCGAGTCGAACGCGATGTGGGCGCTGTCGATCGCGCCGCCGTTCACCATGCCGGTCGGGGCCGGTGCCGGCGGGTACTTCGCGCCGCACGTGCGGTCCTACATCCGGCGGTCCGGCGCGCCCGAACACGTCGGCGCGATCGTCGCGGCGAAGGACCGGCGCAACGGGGCGCTCAACCCGTACGCGCACCTGCGGCAGCCGGACATCACGGTGGAGAAGGTGCGCGCCTCGCAGGTGCTCTGGGACCCGATCCGCTACGACGAGACCTGCCCGTCGTCGGACGGCGCGTGCGCGATGGTGATCGGTGACGAGACCGCCGGTGACGCGGCCGGAAGCGGCGTGGCCTGGGTGCACGCGACCGCGATGCGCACCGAACCGACCACGTTCGCCGGGCGGGACCAGGTGAACCCGCGGGCGGGCCGGGATGCGGCCGCCGCGCTGTGGCGGGAGGCGGGGATCACCGATCCGCTGTCCGAAATCGACGCGGCCGAGATCTACGTGCCGTTCTCCTGGTTCGAACCGATGTGGCTGGAAAACCTGGGCTTCACGCCCGAGGGCGAGGGGTGGCGGCTGACCGAGGCCGGCGAAACCGCACTGGGCGGGCGGCTGCCGGTCAACCCCTCCGGCGGGGTGCTGTCGTCGAACCCGATCGGTGCGTCCGGCATGCTCCGCTTCGCCGAGGCCGCCAAACAGGTGATGGGCCGGGCCGGTGACTACCAGGTCGACGGCGCCCGGCGCGGTCTCGGGCACGCCTACGGCGGTGGATCGCAGTACTTCGCGATGTGGGTGGTGGGCGCGGGCAAACCCTGA
- a CDS encoding thiolase domain-containing protein, giving the protein MRDVAVVGFAQAPNVRSTPGTTNGVEMLVPILAQVYEQTGLSNQDIGFWCSGSSDYLAGRAFSFISAIDAIGAFPPIHESHVEMDAAWALYEAWLKIRTGEADTALVYGFGKSSAGQLRRVLALQLDPYTVAPLWPDSVSIAALQARLGLDAGLWSEKDLAAVAARSRADATRNPFAQVSGITEVTELLDAPYLADPLRAHDIAPVTDGAAVIVLAAADRAPEFAERPAVITGIEHRVDTPVLGARDLTRSPSTEAAGRAVGTSGVEIAELHAPFTHQELILRTALGLGDDVRVNPSGGVLTGNPMFAAGLARIGEAATRILTGQASKVLAHATSGPALQQNLVAVLEA; this is encoded by the coding sequence ATGCGGGACGTCGCGGTGGTCGGGTTCGCCCAGGCCCCGAACGTGCGCTCCACCCCGGGCACCACCAACGGCGTGGAGATGCTCGTGCCCATCCTCGCCCAGGTCTACGAGCAAACCGGACTGTCCAATCAGGACATCGGGTTCTGGTGCTCGGGCTCGTCGGACTACCTGGCGGGCCGGGCGTTCTCGTTCATCTCCGCCATCGACGCGATCGGCGCGTTCCCGCCGATCCACGAGTCGCACGTCGAGATGGACGCGGCGTGGGCGCTGTACGAGGCGTGGCTGAAGATCCGCACCGGCGAGGCGGACACCGCGCTGGTGTACGGATTCGGCAAGTCCTCGGCCGGGCAGCTGCGCCGGGTGCTGGCGTTGCAGCTCGACCCCTACACCGTCGCGCCGCTGTGGCCGGACTCGGTGAGCATCGCCGCCCTGCAGGCCCGGCTCGGGCTGGACGCCGGACTGTGGAGCGAGAAGGACCTGGCCGCGGTCGCCGCCCGCAGCCGCGCCGACGCCACCCGCAACCCCTTCGCCCAGGTCTCCGGGATCACCGAGGTCACCGAATTGCTGGACGCGCCCTACCTCGCGGACCCGTTGCGCGCACACGACATCGCGCCGGTCACCGACGGCGCGGCGGTGATCGTCCTGGCCGCCGCCGACCGGGCACCCGAGTTCGCCGAGCGCCCGGCGGTCATCACGGGCATCGAACACCGGGTGGACACGCCCGTGCTCGGCGCCCGCGACCTGACCCGGTCACCGTCGACGGAGGCAGCCGGCCGGGCCGTGGGCACCAGCGGCGTGGAGATCGCCGAGCTGCACGCGCCGTTCACCCACCAGGAGCTGATCCTGCGGACCGCGCTCGGGCTCGGCGACGACGTCCGCGTCAACCCCTCGGGCGGGGTGCTCACCGGCAACCCGATGTTCGCGGCCGGGCTCGCCCGCATCGGCGAGGCCGCCACCCGGATCCTCACCGGGCAGGCCTCGAAGGTGCTCGCGCACGCCACGAGCGGGCCGGCCCTGCAGCAGAACCTCGTCGCGGTCCTGGAGGCATGA